A portion of the Lolium rigidum isolate FL_2022 chromosome 1, APGP_CSIRO_Lrig_0.1, whole genome shotgun sequence genome contains these proteins:
- the LOC124695080 gene encoding sirohydrochlorin ferrochelatase, chloroplastic codes for MSSGQNSASGPETTGKQECTVGENDGVIIVDHGSRRQESNLMLNDFVTMFRSRTGYRIVEPAHMELAEPTIKEAFGKCVEQGATRIIVSPYFLSPGRHWKQDIPSLAAEASKEHSNVAYIVTAPLGLHELMVDIMNDRINYCLKHVAGEVGECTVCAGTGKCHLYT; via the exons ATGAGTTCTGGACAAAATTCAGCTTCCGGGCCTGAAACGACTGGGAAGCAAGAGTGTACTGTGGGTGAGAATGATGGTGTGATCATAGTCGACCACGGGTCACGTCGACAAGAATCTAATCTCATGCTAA ACGATTTTGTTACTATGTTCAGGTCAAGGACTGGCTACAGGATTGTTGAGCCTGCACATATG GAACTAGCAGAGCCTACTATTAAGGAAGCATTTGGAAAATGTGTGGAGCAAGGAGCAACCCGCATTATTGTCAGTCCATATTTCCTTTCACCTGGACGGCACTGGAAGCAA GATATTCCTTCCTTAGCAGCAGAAGCCTCTAAAGAGCACTCGAATGTGGCCTACATTGTCACTGCTCCTCTTGGATTGCATGAGCTTATGGTG GATATTATGAACGACCGCATCAACTACTGCCTTAAGCACGTTGCGGGTGAAGTCGGTGAGTGTACAGTATGTGCCGGGACTGGAAAGTGCCACCTCTACACTTGA